Sequence from the Gemmatimonadetes bacterium SCN 70-22 genome:
TGGTCGGGACCGTGCTCGGGGTGATCTTCCTCCCCAAGCAGTTCTTCTTCCCGGCGGCGATGGCGTACGTCCTGTACGGCCTCGTGGCCACCGTCTTCATCGGCCTGCTCGACCGCCTGCCCGGCCACGACGCCGCGGAGGCGGACGGCGAGGACGAAGACGAAGTCGGGGGCGCGCTGGCCGAGCCGGAAGAAGTGGCGGCGGAGGGCGCCCCCGCGCTGGCCCGCCGCCGCCGCCGCCGGCGCCGCCATCATCGCGGCGACCGTCCGCTTCCACCGTCCGACTCACCGCCTCACTCCAACCCCACCGAGGACAACCGGGGATGACCCGCTACCGAGTTGCCGTCCATATCGTCCCGCGCCGCGGCATTCTTGACCCCCAGGGCAAGGCCGTGGCCGATGCCCTTCATGCCCTGGGCTTCACCGCGGTCGCCGACGTCCGCGTCGGCCGTCACCTCGTGCTCGAGCTCGAGGCCGAGAGCGCCGACGCCGCCGCCACGCGCGTGCGCGCCATGTGCGACCAGCTGCTGGCCAACCCGGTCACCGAGGACTACGAGCTCGCGGGAGTCACCCCCGCATGAAGTTCGGCGTCGTCACCTTTCCGGGTTCCAACTGCGACGATGACGCCTACCTCGCGGTGACCGAGGCGTTAGGCGCCACCGGCGTGCGCCTCTGGCACAAGGACCACGACCTCCAGGGCGTGGACGTCGTCATCCTTCCCGGCGGCTTCAGCTACGGCGACTACCTCCGCGCCGGGGCCATCGCCCGCTTCTCGCCGATCATGCGCGAGGTCATCGCCCACGCCAACCGCGGGGCGCCCGTGCTCGGCATCTGCAACGGCTTCCAGATCGCCTGCGAGGCGCAACTCCTGCCCGGCGCGCTCCTCCGCAACGCGTCGCTGAAGTTCGTGAGCGACACGGTCACCCTGCGCGTCGAGAACGCCACCACCGGCTTCACGCACCGCTATCGCGCGGGACAGCTCCTGCGCATCCCGGTGGCCCACGGCGACGGCCGGTACGTCATCGACGGCGACGGGCTCCGGGCGCTCGAGGATGCGGGCCAGGTCGTCTTCCGCTACGTCGATGCCGCCGGGCATGCCACCGGTGCCGCCAACCCGAATGGCGCCCTCGACAACATTGCCGGAATCGTCAGCGCGCGCGGTAACGTGCTCGGGATGATGCCGCATCCCGAGCGCGCCGTGAACCCGCTCCACGGCAGCACCGACGGCCTCGCGTTGTTCGAGAGCATGCTGGCCGCCGTCGCCGCGTGATCCCTTCCTCGCCACTCCTCCCCTTGCCCGCCTAGAGTCATGAACGAGCACAAGCCCTCGCGCACGGAAGACGAGTACTTCGTCAAGCAGGACGCCGAGTTGATCAAGGCGCAGCGCGCCCGCCTCGACGACGAGCGCGCGCACGCCGAGCGCCAGTCGCATTACATGAAGTGCCCCAAGTGCGGCAACGACCTCGTGGAGACCGAGTTCCACCACATCAAGATCGACCGTTGCAGCGAGTGCCATGGCGTCTGGTTCGATGCGGGCGAGGTCGAGATGATGGAGCACATCGACCAGAGTCAGCTCCGCTCGTTCGTGCGCGCCATGTTCGGGTTGAAGTGGTAATGGGCGCGACACCGCGTGCCGGCGACCCGGCAATCACCCCGGCGCTCGTCGCCGAGCACGGCCTCACCCCCGACGAGTACGAGCGCCTCGTGCGCCTGCTGGGGCGAACCCCCACGCACACCGAACTGGGCATCGTCAGCGCGCTCTGGAACGAGCACTGTTCGTACAAGCACTCCAAGCCGGTGCTGCGCACCCTCCCCACCGAGGCACCGTGGGTCCTCCAGGGGCCGGGCGAGAACGCCGGCGTGATCTCCGTGGGCGATGGGCTCGCGGTGGCGTTCAAGATCGAGTCGCACAACCACCCGTCGGCGGTCGAACCCTACCAGGGGGCAGCGACCGGTGTGGGCGGGATTCTCCGCGACGTCTTCACGATGGGCGCCCGCCCCATCGCCATGCTCAACTCCCTCCGTTTCGGATCGTTGGACTCGCCGCGCGTGCGCTGGCTCTTCGCCGGCGTGGTCAAGGGCATCGGCGACTACGGCAACTGCGTCGGCATCCCGACGGTGGCGGGTGAGGTGGTCTTCGACCCGGCGTACGAAGGGAACCCGCTGGTCAACGCGATGTGCGTCGGCCTGATGCGCGAGGACGAGCTCATCACGGCCCGGGCGGAGGGCGTCGGCAACCCGATCATCGCCGTCGGCGCCCGCACCGGACGCGACGGGATCCACGGCGCGTCGTTCGCGTCGGAGGACCTGACCGAGGCGAGCGAGGCCAAGCGTCCGCGCGTCCAAGTGGGCGATCCCTTCACCGAGAAGCTCCTCCTCGAGGCCTCGCTCGAGCTGATCCGCAGCGGGCACATCGTCGCCATCCAGGACATGGGAGCGGCCGGCCTCACCAGCTCCTCGGCCGAGATGGCGGCGCGCGGCGACGTTGGCGTCACCATCGACACCGCCAAGGTCCCGGTGCGTGAGCCGGGGATGACCCCGTACGAGATTCTGCTCTCGGAATCGCAGGAGCGCATGCTCGTCGTTGCCCGCATGGGGCACGAGGGCGACGTCAAGCGCATCCTCGAGAAGTGGGACCTCACGGCCGAGGTCATCGGCCAGGTGATCGCCGAGCCGGTCTACCGCGTCACGGAAGGCGAGCACGTCGTGGCCGAGTTCCCGGGTTCGAAGCTCGTGACCGAGTGCCCGGTCTACTACCCCGAGGCGCGCGAGGGCGAGGACGTCAAGGCGCTCCGCGCCCGCGACCCCCACATGGTCGCACCACGCCCGGAGGAGCAGGATCCGCTGTGGACGCTGGGGCGCTTGCTCACCAGCCCGACGATCGCCAGCAAGACCTGGGTGTACCGCCAGTACGACTCGACGGTGCGGGCCAGCACGATCGTCGGCCCCGGCCCGGCCGATGCCGCCGTGGTGCACCTGCACGGCACCAACAAGGCGATCGCGGCCAAGACCGACTGCAACGGCCGCTACGTCTATCTCGAGCCCCGCACCGGCGGGCGCATCGCGGTGGCCGAGTCCGCGCGCAACGTGGCCTGCACCGGCGCGCGTCCCATGGCCATCACCAACTGCCTCAACTTCGGCAACCCCAAGCGCCCCGAGGTCTTCCACCAGTTCAAGGAGGCGGTGGCCGGGATGGGCGAGGCCTGCCGCACGTTAGGCACGCCGGTCACCGGCGGCAACGTCTCGTTCTACAACGAGAGCCCGATCTCGGTGGTCTTCCCCACGCCCACCATCGGCATGGTCGGCCTCATCGACGACGTCCGCTGGGTCACCCGCGCCCCCTTCCGGAACGACGGGGACGCCATCGTCCTCCTCGGCGACTTCACCGACGAGCTGGGCGCGAGCGAGTACCTCGCTCGCATCCATGACCTCACCATCGGTGCCCCACCCCGTTGCGACCTCGACGGCGAGAAGAGGCTGATCGACACGCTCCTCGAGTGCATCCAGGGCGGGCTGGTGTCGTCGGCCCACGATTGCTCGGAGGGCGGATTCGCCGTGGCCCTGGCCGAATGCGCGATGATGGAACGCGACGCCGCCGTCGGTGTCGACGTCGACCTCACCCCGTGGGCACACCTCCCCGAGCGGGCTGTCCTCTTCGGCGAGGCGCAGGGACGGATCATCGTCTCGACCGGCGCTCCCGCCGACGTCGTGGCCGCCGCCGGGCGGCATGGCGTCCCGGCCCACGTCCTCGGGCGCGTGGGGGCGCGCGACGGCACCTTCCGGATGCGCCTGGGGAGTGGCGTGGCGGCGACACCCGTCGCCACCCTCGCCGACGCCTATCACGAGGCGATCCCGCGCATCATGACGCGCGTGGCCACCGCCACCATCGAGTCGCACGAAGGGTCGCAGGAGAGCTGAACCATGTGTGGCATATTCGGAGTGTTCGGCACGGACCAGGCAGCGGCCATCACGCACCTGGGGCTCTACTCCTTGCAGCATCGCGGGCAGGAGTCGGCGGGAATCGTCGCGATCGATCGCGATTCCGTCGCTCGCGGGACACGCAAGATGGGACTGGTGAGCGAGGGGCTGTCGGCGCGCGAGCTGGAGGGGCTCCCCGGCTCCATCGCGATCGGGCACACGCGCTACAGCACCGCCGGCTCGTCGTCGATCGAGAACGCACAACCAATGCTCGCCCGGTTCAAGGGTGGGCATATCGCCCTCGCTCACAACGGCAACCTCACCAATGCCCTCGAACTTCGGCAGAAGCTCGAGGATTCGGGATCGATCTTCGCCAGCACGATGGACTCCGAGGTCATCGTGCACCGCCTGGCCCGGGCGACCGAGGCACTCCCCGAATACATGCTCGCCGAGGCGCTCACCGGCGTCGAGGGCGCGTACTGTCTCGTCGTCGTGATCGGCGAGACGCTCCTGGCCGCCCGGGACCCGCGGGGGTGGCGTCCCCTGGTCATTGGCTCGCTGGGAGATGGCTATGTCTTCGCCTCCGAGACCTGCGCCCTCGACATCGTCGGCGCCTCGCTCATCCGCGAGGTGCAGCCCGGCGAGATCATTGCCGTCGACCGCGACGGGATGCGAGCCTTCCAGGCCTCCCCCATCCGCCAGCTGTATCGCTGCGTGTTCGAGCACGTCTACTTCGCGCGCCCCGACTCGTACGTCTTCGGCGGCTCGGTGGACCGCGCGCGGCGCGCCCTGGGGCGGCAGCTGGCCAAGGAGCGGCCGGCCCCCTCGGCCGACCTCGTCTTCGCCGTCCCCGACTCGTCCAACGCGGCCGCCCTGGGATTCGCGGAGCAATCGGGGCTCCCGCTCGAGCTGGCGCTCATTCGCAACCACTACGTCGGGCGGACCTTCATCCAGCCCACGCAGACGGGGCGTGATGCCAAGGTGAAGATCAAGTACAACCCGGTGCGCGAAGTGCTGGCTGGCAAGAGCGTGGTCATGGTCGACGATTCCATCGTGCGCGGCACCACCACCAAGGGGCTGGTGGCCCTCGTGCGCGGGGCGGGTGCCCGGGAGGTGCACATGCGCGTCTCGTCGCCCCCCGTCACCGGCCCCTGCTACTACGGCATCGACACTCCCAGCCGGGAGGAACTGATCGCGGCCAATCACTCCGTCGACGAGATCGCGGCGCTCATCGGCGTCGACTCGCTCGGCTACCTGTCGCTCGACGGGATGCTCAACTCCGTCCCCGGAGGTCCCTCGGGCTTCTGCCACGCATGCTTTTCGGGGGAGTACCCGACACCCGCGCCGTCGACCCCGATCAAGCTTCGCTACGGCTCGCGGGAGCCGATCTCGGACTAGCCTCCCGCGAGCCTCCTCCCAACGACACGACGCCCCATGATGGACTCCGCACGCCAGGTCTACTTCTTCGGCAACGGCAAGGCCGACGGCACGCGCGACATGAAGGCGGTGCTGGGAGGCAAGGGGGCGAACCTCGCCGAGATGACGAACCTCGGCGTCCCCGTCCCGCCGGGCTTCACCATCGCGTGCCGTACCTGCCTCGATTACCTGGCCACCGGGACGCGGCCGCTGGGGCTCGCCGAGGAGGTAGCCTCCAACCTCGAACGCCTCGAGGCGGTGGCCGGGCGCGGCCTCGGCGATCCCCGCAACCCATTGTTGGTCTCCGTGCGGTCGGGGGGCCCCATTTCGATGCCGGGGATGATGGAGACCATCCTCAACCTGGGGCTGAACGATCGCACCGTGCAGGGGCTGGCGCAGCAGAGCGGCAATGCACGATTCGCCTTCGACTCGTATCGCCGCTTCCTCCAGATGTACGGCGACGTCGTCCTCGGGGTCCCCATCCACGACTTCGAGCACCTCCTGATGGCCAAGCGCCTGATGACCGGCGCCCAGAACGACGCCGAGCTCGACGAAGGCTCGCTGCGGAACCTCGTGGAGGAGTACAAGGCGCTCGTCCGCAACACCACCGGGCGCGAGTTCCCGATGGACGTACACGAGCAGCTGTGGGGGGCGATCGAGGCCGTCTGGAAGTCGTGGACGCTCAAGAAGGCGGTCGACTATCGGCGCGTGAACGCCATCTCCGAGACGCTGGGGACGGCGGTCAACATCGTCGCCATGGTGTACGGCAACATGGGGGAGGATTCCGGGACCGGCGTCGCGTTCACCCGCGACCCGTCCACCGGGGAGCGGAGGTTCTACGGCGAGTTCCTCGTCAACGCCCAGGGGGAGGACGTCGTGGCCGGCATCCGCACTCCGCTGCACATCGACGAGATGGCGGAGAAGCTGCCCGGCGCCTATGGAGAGCTGCTCCGCGTGCAGGAGCTGCTCGAGCGGCACTTTCGCGACATGCAGGACCTGGAGTTCACGGTCGAACGTGGGACGCTCTACCTCCTGCAGACGCGGACCGGCAAGCGCACGGCGGCGGCGGCGATTC
This genomic interval carries:
- a CDS encoding phosphoribosylformylglycinamidine synthase → MTRYRVAVHIVPRRGILDPQGKAVADALHALGFTAVADVRVGRHLVLELEAESADAAATRVRAMCDQLLANPVTEDYELAGVTPA
- a CDS encoding phosphoribosylformylglycinamidine synthase I translates to MKFGVVTFPGSNCDDDAYLAVTEALGATGVRLWHKDHDLQGVDVVILPGGFSYGDYLRAGAIARFSPIMREVIAHANRGAPVLGICNGFQIACEAQLLPGALLRNASLKFVSDTVTLRVENATTGFTHRYRAGQLLRIPVAHGDGRYVIDGDGLRALEDAGQVVFRYVDAAGHATGAANPNGALDNIAGIVSARGNVLGMMPHPERAVNPLHGSTDGLALFESMLAAVAA
- a CDS encoding phosphoribosylformylglycinamidine synthase II; the protein is MGATPRAGDPAITPALVAEHGLTPDEYERLVRLLGRTPTHTELGIVSALWNEHCSYKHSKPVLRTLPTEAPWVLQGPGENAGVISVGDGLAVAFKIESHNHPSAVEPYQGAATGVGGILRDVFTMGARPIAMLNSLRFGSLDSPRVRWLFAGVVKGIGDYGNCVGIPTVAGEVVFDPAYEGNPLVNAMCVGLMREDELITARAEGVGNPIIAVGARTGRDGIHGASFASEDLTEASEAKRPRVQVGDPFTEKLLLEASLELIRSGHIVAIQDMGAAGLTSSSAEMAARGDVGVTIDTAKVPVREPGMTPYEILLSESQERMLVVARMGHEGDVKRILEKWDLTAEVIGQVIAEPVYRVTEGEHVVAEFPGSKLVTECPVYYPEAREGEDVKALRARDPHMVAPRPEEQDPLWTLGRLLTSPTIASKTWVYRQYDSTVRASTIVGPGPADAAVVHLHGTNKAIAAKTDCNGRYVYLEPRTGGRIAVAESARNVACTGARPMAITNCLNFGNPKRPEVFHQFKEAVAGMGEACRTLGTPVTGGNVSFYNESPISVVFPTPTIGMVGLIDDVRWVTRAPFRNDGDAIVLLGDFTDELGASEYLARIHDLTIGAPPRCDLDGEKRLIDTLLECIQGGLVSSAHDCSEGGFAVALAECAMMERDAAVGVDVDLTPWAHLPERAVLFGEAQGRIIVSTGAPADVVAAAGRHGVPAHVLGRVGARDGTFRMRLGSGVAATPVATLADAYHEAIPRIMTRVATATIESHEGSQES
- a CDS encoding amidophosphoribosyltransferase, encoding MCGIFGVFGTDQAAAITHLGLYSLQHRGQESAGIVAIDRDSVARGTRKMGLVSEGLSARELEGLPGSIAIGHTRYSTAGSSSIENAQPMLARFKGGHIALAHNGNLTNALELRQKLEDSGSIFASTMDSEVIVHRLARATEALPEYMLAEALTGVEGAYCLVVVIGETLLAARDPRGWRPLVIGSLGDGYVFASETCALDIVGASLIREVQPGEIIAVDRDGMRAFQASPIRQLYRCVFEHVYFARPDSYVFGGSVDRARRALGRQLAKERPAPSADLVFAVPDSSNAAALGFAEQSGLPLELALIRNHYVGRTFIQPTQTGRDAKVKIKYNPVREVLAGKSVVMVDDSIVRGTTTKGLVALVRGAGAREVHMRVSSPPVTGPCYYGIDTPSREELIAANHSVDEIAALIGVDSLGYLSLDGMLNSVPGGPSGFCHACFSGEYPTPAPSTPIKLRYGSREPISD